The DNA window TAAGATAAAGCCGACCGAGTGGGGAGAAGAAAAGACTGACGCTATAGACTTCAGTAAGCCGTTTAAATGGTTTGATGACGACCTGTACGAAAAGGAGCTAGCGGTGCTTGCGGAAAATAATGCACTTGAGAGCTGGGTAGAGATTGATTTATCTAAGGATCCTGACCAGCTCGCGCAGAGTATCTGTGACCTACAGAACGAGGCGTGGGCAAAATGAAGAAACGAATCACGGATGACTACCTTGCGATTATCGACGGAGAGCCAAGTTTGCGCCAAGACCTATGGTTTTATATTCAGGTAGGTAAGATCGTAGGTCAGGTCAACTCGATCGAGATGTACATAAATGGCGTCATCGCGAGTTACTACAGTAGGCAGGATATTGATTCCCAAGAAAGGTTGAAGAGGGATATCGTCCAACCTATGACGCTTGACACTAAAATAGGTCTCGTGAAAAAGATAGCTATAAATCTCAGGCTTGGATTCTCGCGTCAGAATAAAAGTGATTTGTACAGATGGAAGGACATCAGGAACGTTGTAGCCCATGGAGTTCCTTTGCATGTATCTAGGCCGGACGACCCGATCGAACTCGTGTTGGTGTATAACAATGACTTCTATGACGTAGGTGTGCTCACTGAGGAGTTCTACGAAAGGCAGAATAGATTAACGAGCTACCTGACCTCCATCCAGGAGTCTATAGAAGATTAATCTTAGATAGGCGAAAAGTTCACTTATCGTTTCTGGGGTGGCAAAATGGATCAATGTATGAAATGCCGTGCTCCTTCGTGAATATGTCAGCGATATATCACTATATGTTATTGCGCGGAGGTTGAGCACGTTGTAATTGATAGCTTACGACTCTATAATGAGCTTATGAGCAAGGGAAGCCCAGAGGATAAACGAAAACACCTGGAGATGATCCAGGCTGTTATATCGCGTATGGGCTCGAATTCATTTCTATTTAAGGGGTGGTCAATAACCATTATCGCCGCAGTTTCTGCGTTCGCAGGCAAGGAGAGCGACCACACTTTGATGCTCATTCCTGTCGTTTCAACACTTTTATTTTGGGCTATTGATGCTTATTATCTTATGAATGAAAGGGCATTTCGTAAGTTATACGAGAAAGTAGCGGCGACCGACCCAAGTGACATAGACTTCGCCATGACTCCCGCAAAAGAATATATCGGTTTCAAAAACTGGCTGAAGACGCTAAAGACCACGATTCTTAGTCTATTTTACGGTGTCGTGCTCATGTTATTGATATTCTTAATCTTCGCAATAAATAACATAAGCTTGGAGGTGTTGATACACTATGGTGCGTAAGGTATTTTTTAGTTTTCACTACAAACCAGATAATTGGCGTGCAGCACAGGTACGCAGTATCGGCGTAGTCGAAGGTAATAACCCTGTTTCTGATAACGACTGGGAGGACATCGCAGATGGTGGTGACGATGCAATTGAAAAATGGATAAACGACCAGATGTCTGGAAAAAGCTGCGCAGTAGTCTTGGTTGGGTCAAACACCGCTAATAGAAAATGGATAGACCATGAAATCAAGAAAGCTTGGAATGACGGCAAGGGAGTCGTCGGGGTGTATATCCATAACCTTAAGAATAGTGCGGGCGATCAGTCGACAAAAGGCGCAAATCCATTCTCCGGTTTTAATATAGATGGCGTCGCCCTAGACTCGATTGTTAAGGCTTACGATCCGCCCTATACGACGAGCACTAACGTCTATGACCATATCAAAAACAACATCGAAGATTGGGTTGAAGAGGCGATAGAGATCAGGGGCAGGTACTAGACGTTCCAAGTGCGATTGTCTCGACCTGTAGGTTGGGATTATCTTTCCGTAGTATCATATATGGTCCGCCCGGTATCTTTCGTCCAATAATTTTACCTTCTCGTATCTGTTTTCGAATCGTGTGTACACTTACACCTAATTTCATTGCGAGGGTGGTGTCTGGTATAGATTTCTTGTGCCGCCAGTCGCCACAAAGCGACCCAGGTATCTTGCGTTTATTCACTGCATCCTGGCAATTCCTACATTTAAAGCCCCATTTATCAAACCATCCGTCCGTTTTATCCCATACACTCATGCCGCACAGCCCACAATCTCGACCTTCACCTGCCATAGCGAATCCATTAGGTTCGTCTTTGAGTCGTGCAAAACGAGCCTTTTCCTTCTGGTCAATTTGTATCAAAATGTCCATAAAATCAA is part of the Candidatus Saccharibacteria bacterium genome and encodes:
- a CDS encoding helix-turn-helix domain-containing protein; amino-acid sequence: MAKVEQKPHEFTEEERQRLVDFMDILIQIDQKEKARFARLKDEPNGFAMAGEGRDCGLCGMSVWDKTDGWFDKWGFKCRNCQDAVNKRKIPGSLCGDWRHKKSIPDTTLAMKLGVSVHTIRKQIREGKIIGRKIPGGPYMILRKDNPNLQVETIALGTSSTCP
- a CDS encoding TIR domain-containing protein gives rise to the protein MVRKVFFSFHYKPDNWRAAQVRSIGVVEGNNPVSDNDWEDIADGGDDAIEKWINDQMSGKSCAVVLVGSNTANRKWIDHEIKKAWNDGKGVVGVYIHNLKNSAGDQSTKGANPFSGFNIDGVALDSIVKAYDPPYTTSTNVYDHIKNNIEDWVEEAIEIRGRY